Proteins encoded within one genomic window of Rhizobium favelukesii:
- a CDS encoding response regulator, which produces MVRILYVEDNEDNIYMLSARLRRKGYEVIVATDGDQGVARARSDAPALILMDLSLPVLDGWEATRRLKTLPETRDIPVIALSSHAMAGDREAALAAGCDDFDTKPVDFTRLLGKIKAQLPKGSMS; this is translated from the coding sequence ATGGTTAGGATCCTCTATGTCGAAGACAATGAGGACAACATCTACATGCTGTCCGCGCGGCTAAGACGCAAAGGCTACGAGGTGATCGTCGCCACCGATGGCGATCAGGGCGTGGCGCGTGCGCGATCGGACGCGCCTGCGCTGATCCTGATGGACTTAAGCCTTCCCGTCCTCGACGGCTGGGAGGCGACAAGACGTCTCAAGACATTGCCTGAGACGCGGGATATTCCCGTGATCGCGCTCTCGTCGCACGCGATGGCTGGCGACCGCGAAGCAGCACTGGCAGCCGGGTGCGATGACTTCGATACCAAGCCCGTCGATTTCACGCGTCTGCTTGGAAAGATCAAGGCCCAACTTCCAAAGGGGTCGATGTCATGA
- a CDS encoding hybrid sensor histidine kinase/response regulator, which yields MSHELRTPLNAILGITEMLQEDASEAGQGELIEPLQRVARAGKHLLKLINEVLDLSKIEAGRLELHIEEFDIAGMVQDAATTAQPLAQKNRNRIIIRCPDDIGSMRADQLRVRQILLNLLSNACKFTENGQVTIGATCAKHDGGDGVIFTVADTGIGMTPQQMTNLFQEFSQADSSTTRKYGGTGLGLAISQRLCRAMDGEITVDSTPGAGTRFTVRLPSAIDVGPTLEQPAPGAGVAADDRVRPVSNVVLVVDDDEAVRDQMRRFLAREGCDVVTAKDGAEGLKLARQVKPALITLDVLMPDCDGWSVLQELKADPELANVPVVMLTMADERNRGYALGAADYMVKPIERDALRKLIRKFWSGAPGPALRVLIVEDDESTRQQWRRILSTEGCDVDEAENGRVALERLISAPPDLIILDLLMPEMDGFEFLIELRKQPAFKAMPVVVVTAATLSEDDHRRLNGGVERVLAKTAFSRNELLEELRKMVARYIPKRNSPDKDRRDG from the coding sequence ATGAGCCACGAGTTGCGCACGCCGCTGAACGCTATCCTGGGCATTACCGAAATGCTGCAGGAAGATGCCAGCGAAGCTGGCCAAGGCGAACTGATCGAACCGCTTCAGCGGGTGGCGCGCGCCGGCAAGCATCTGCTCAAGCTCATTAATGAGGTCCTCGATCTTTCCAAGATCGAGGCCGGCCGCCTGGAATTGCATATCGAGGAGTTCGATATCGCAGGCATGGTTCAAGATGCCGCGACAACCGCGCAGCCACTTGCACAGAAAAACCGCAACCGGATCATCATCCGATGCCCGGATGACATTGGCAGCATGCGCGCCGATCAGCTTCGGGTGCGCCAGATCCTCCTCAACCTGTTGAGCAATGCCTGCAAGTTCACGGAGAACGGCCAAGTGACGATTGGGGCGACCTGCGCAAAGCATGATGGAGGCGATGGCGTGATATTTACCGTCGCCGATACCGGCATTGGCATGACGCCGCAGCAGATGACGAACCTGTTCCAGGAGTTTAGTCAGGCCGATAGTTCCACCACCCGCAAGTACGGCGGCACCGGGCTAGGGCTTGCCATCAGCCAACGCCTGTGCCGCGCGATGGATGGCGAGATCACTGTGGACAGCACTCCTGGCGCCGGCACCAGGTTCACGGTGCGGCTGCCGTCGGCAATCGACGTGGGCCCCACGCTGGAGCAGCCGGCCCCTGGCGCCGGGGTCGCCGCTGATGATCGCGTTCGCCCCGTCTCGAACGTGGTCCTCGTCGTTGATGACGATGAGGCGGTACGGGACCAGATGCGCCGGTTTCTCGCCCGCGAGGGTTGCGATGTAGTGACCGCCAAGGACGGTGCGGAAGGGCTTAAACTGGCCCGGCAGGTGAAGCCAGCGCTCATCACGCTTGACGTGCTGATGCCGGACTGCGACGGCTGGAGCGTCCTGCAGGAACTGAAGGCGGATCCTGAGCTCGCGAATGTCCCTGTCGTGATGCTCACCATGGCCGATGAGAGGAACCGGGGGTACGCGCTCGGTGCCGCCGATTACATGGTTAAGCCGATCGAGCGCGACGCGCTCCGGAAACTGATCAGGAAATTCTGGTCCGGTGCTCCTGGTCCAGCGCTTCGTGTTCTGATCGTCGAGGATGATGAGAGCACGCGCCAGCAATGGCGTCGCATATTGAGCACAGAGGGTTGCGACGTGGACGAGGCCGAGAATGGCCGGGTCGCGCTGGAACGACTCATCAGCGCGCCTCCAGACCTCATCATCCTCGACCTCCTTATGCCGGAAATGGACGGCTTCGAGTTTCTCATCGAACTGCGCAAGCAACCCGCCTTTAAGGCGATGCCGGTCGTGGTTGTGACGGCGGCAACCCTCAGCGAGGATGACCACCGGCGCCTGAACGGTGGCGTCGAGCGCGTGCTCGCCAAGACCGCCTTCAGCCGCAACGAGCTTCTGGAGGAATTGCGCAAGATGGTTGCAAGATACATTCCCAAACGAAACTCGCCTGACAAGGATCGTCGTGATGGTTAG